In Synergistaceae bacterium, the genomic stretch AAGCTCACCTCCGAAAGGCTGGCGAACTTGAGCGGAAGCCTGATAGGCTTGGTTAAGAGGTTCGATCTCTGATTGTTCAAAGGGTTACCCTTTGTGGGGGTGGTTGAATGACCTCTTGGGAAGCGCAAGCCGCTTCTATGGTGGAAAAGCAGATTTTTGGCAGGGGAATTCGCTCGGAGAGGGTTCTGGCCGCCATGCGCTCCGTGCCCAGGCACTATTTCGTCCCGAAGGAGTTTCAGGACAGCGCCTGGATAGACAGTCCCCTGCCTATCGGAGATGAACAGACCATTTCACAGCCTTACATGGTGGCGCGGATGACGGAGCTCCTCTCCCCCGAGGAGAAGAACTCCGTCCTCGAGATAGGGACCGGCTCGGGCTACCAGGCGGCAGTGCTGGCCTCGATGGGCACCAGGGTCACTAGCATCGAGAGGATCTTTTCGCTTGCCGAGAGGGCGCGAAGGACCTTGAGCTCGCTTTGTTACGAGGTATCGGTGATCTGGTCCGACGGACGGGAGAGGGGAGAGTGCACCGGCCCCTTTGACAGGGTGATAGTGACTGCCGCAGCGCCGTACCTGGAGGAGTGGTGGAGCGAGATCCTGTCTCCAGGCGGCAGGCTGGTGGCCCCTGTCGAGGTTATGTCCGGCGGCGAGAGGCTTCTGCTGCGAGAGAAGAAGGGCGACGGCTCGTTAGACGATACTTGGAGCGATTACTGCCGTTTCGTGCCCCTCTTGAGCGGAACCGAAAGACCGCCCGACTGACGAGGCGACCCGTTGAGGTCAGGGTTTTTCCGCGGGCTGTCGACCGGAGAGCTGTTTTCAGTTCGCTCGCTCAGCATCTCGGGGCTGGTTGCGGCGGTCTATGCCGTCGCCACGATCCTTTTCGCGCCTCTCTCCTTCGGATATGTGCAGATTCGCGTCTCCGAGGCTCTCACAGTTCTGCCCTTCATCCTGCCACAGGCCGTGTTCGGACTGTTCATCGGCTGTCTCTTCGCCAACCTGCTGTGCGGCCTGGGGTTGATAGACGTCCTGCTGGGCAGCGGGTCGACTCTTATTGCCGCGATCATCTCGTCGGCGATGCCGTCCGCGTGGCTTGCCGCGCTGCCGCCCGTGATTGTAAATTCGCTGGTTGTCGGAGGGTACCTGTCGTTCATCATGGGCGCGCCGTTTATCATATGCGCGGGGCATGTCGCCCTCGGGCAGACGGTCGCCTGCTTTCTGCTGGGAGTTCCGCTGACCAAGGTTCTGAGGTCAAGAATTGAAAGGGGCGGGGACGACCCCGCCCTGTGAACTCGTCTATTTTCTCCTCCATTTTACGCCGTCGGGGGTGTCCTCGAGGATTATCCCCATGGCGA encodes the following:
- a CDS encoding protein-L-isoaspartate(D-aspartate) O-methyltransferase, translated to MTSWEAQAASMVEKQIFGRGIRSERVLAAMRSVPRHYFVPKEFQDSAWIDSPLPIGDEQTISQPYMVARMTELLSPEEKNSVLEIGTGSGYQAAVLASMGTRVTSIERIFSLAERARRTLSSLCYEVSVIWSDGRERGECTGPFDRVIVTAAAPYLEEWWSEILSPGGRLVAPVEVMSGGERLLLREKKGDGSLDDTWSDYCRFVPLLSGTERPPD
- a CDS encoding QueT transporter family protein, with translation MSGLVAAVYAVATILFAPLSFGYVQIRVSEALTVLPFILPQAVFGLFIGCLFANLLCGLGLIDVLLGSGSTLIAAIISSAMPSAWLAALPPVIVNSLVVGGYLSFIMGAPFIICAGHVALGQTVACFLLGVPLTKVLRSRIERGGDDPAL